In the genome of uncultured Sphaerochaeta sp., the window GAACGACAGGATGGCCAAGGTCGCGATGACCGGTTTGCAGTTGGGCAGTACGATCCTCGCATAAATGCCGAACTCACCCATGCCGTCGACACGCGCTGCATCAAGAAACTCGGTGGGAAAGGTTGTCAAATACTGCTTCATCTGGAACACCCCGAAGGCACTGACCAAAAACGGGAGGATGAGGCCGATGTAGGAGTTCTGGATGTGCAGCATCATGATCACCATGTACAACGGGATCATGATGGCTTCAAAGGGAATCATCATCGTGGCCATGATCATCATGAAGATGGTGGTGCGGCCGCGGAAGCGGAACTTGGCAAGTCCATAGCCGGTCAGACTGGCGATCAGGACAGTGGTCACGGCAACCGTGGTGCTCACGATCAGCGAGTTGGAGATATTGCGTACGAAGATGTACGTCTGGTCATTGCCCTGGATGGCCTTGGCGAAGTTCTCCCAGGCGAAGCCTTCAGGAATCCAGGAGAACGGCATTCTCAGAATCTGGCGACTGGTCATGAACGATGCTGTGATCATGAATACGATGGGCATCAGGGTGAAGAACAGCATGGCCAGCAATACAATCCACATGCCGATTTTCGGTAGGGTAATCTTTCGTTCTATCTGCATACTGTCCTCCTAGTAATCGACATTCTCACTCTTGGTGGTCTTGAACTGCAGCAAGGTGAGCAACAGCATCATGATGAAGAGGACGACGCTCATGGCACTGGCCCTACCCAGGTATTGTTGCTGGATGCCGGTGACATAGATGTTGAAGGTGATGACGTTGATGGGCGCCCTCGGTGCTCCGTTGGAGTAGAGCATGTACTGGGTGCTGAAGGTCTTCAGGCACTGCAACATGGCCATGACCGAGACCAAGACCACGGTGGGCTTGAGCAACGGCAGGGTGATGCGCCAGAAGACCTGGCCCTTGGTCGCCCCGTCAATGGTCGCAGCCTCATAGAGGGTCGGGGGGATGGAGGCAAGACCGGTGATGAAGAGGATGACAAAATAGCCGATGTACTTCCAGAAGTAGATGACCATCGTGGAGACTTGCTCCATGACCGGATCGACGAGCCAACCCTGGTCCACCCCCGGTGTGCCAAGCAGGGCGTTGATCCACTGGTTGCCCAACCCGCGTGGGTCGAAGATGATCATCCAGATGGTTGCAGCAACCACGCTGGAGAGGATGGCCGGACAATAATAGGAAATCTGGAGGAACTTCTTGGTCTTGTTGCTTGAAAGATTGCTGATGAACACGGCAATCAGCAGGCTGAGGATCAGAAGGGGGATGAACGTACCCACGGTGAAAACCAAGGTTGCACGCAGGCTGTTGTAGAACGAGAGGCTGCTGGCCGCCCGCTCAGGATCGAAGAGTCTGATGTAGTTTCCCAACCCAAGGAATTTGGGGGGTGCCTTGCTCAACGCACGTTTGTCGAAGAAGCTGGTGTATATGGCGTTGATGATCGGATAAAAGCTGAAGAGGGAGAAGAAAAGCATGGAGGGGAGCACAAAAAGGAAGCCCCAGCGTGCCTGTTTTTTCTCAATCCCCCGGTATGGTTTCAAACCCATGTGGATCTCCTGGGAAACAAGATGGAAAAGGAAGAGACGGTCCTGCCGAGCCGGCAGGACCGACAGAACGGGTTACTGCTCGTCTACGACTTCCTGGACGGCAGCACGCAGGTTGGCAAGGGCCTTCTCGGGGCTTACGCCGCTGAGCATGACCGATTCAACTGCATAGCGAATCTGGGTCTGGATCTCTGCAGAGTTTTCTCCGTAGTAGATCATGTGTGAGCGGGCCATGTCGTTGATGAACACCTGGCTGTAGGGCATGTTCTTCAGCGTATCACTCTCAAAGAGGGCTTTGGTCGGCTGAATGATGTTGCCACCGCGGGTCAGATACTCTTCGCCGTGCTGCAGCAGGTAGCCGGCCAGTTTCCAGGCAGCCTTCTGTACAGCAGGATCGCTGTCGGCATTGACCATGAAGAAGTGTCCGTAGTAGCAAGCTGCGACATCACGAACGGCATCCTCAAAGGTGGGATAAGGAATGACCATCCACTCTCCGCTGTTGAAGAAGGTGGGATTGTCCTTCGCGATTCTTCCCTGCTGATAGAGGCCGGTGTGGGCCATGGCGATGTCGTTGTTGTCCTGGTTGAACAGGTTGCGTGCATTCTTGTAGGTCGGAGAGCCGAGGTTGCGGCCCGAGGGTCCCCACTGCTGCATGAAGGTAAGAGCCTTCAGCCAAGCATCGTCATTGACAATGGCTTTCTTGCCATCTGCGCTGATGAGTTCGCCACCAAGCTGCTCCACCATAGGAACGAAGAACGTCAAATAGTAGGGATACCTGAAGTCGAAACCGCGGCGGATGAGGATGTCGCCATCACGGATGACCAGCTTCTCGGAGATGTCTGCCATCTCTTCCCAAGTCTTGGGATAATCCTTCTCAGGATCGAGACCTGCAGAGCGGAATACCTTCTTGTTGAGGTAGATCGACCAGTTGGTCAGCTCAAGCGGAAGACCGTAGACCTCTCCATCAACGGTGACGGTGTCCAGCACGTTTGCCATGTAGGTATCCAGCAGAGCCTGCTTGTTTGCATACCCAGCTGCTTCATAATCAACCGGAGCAACACGCTGGTTGGTGATGTAGGCATACTGGTTCTCAATCGGCAGGTTGAACATGTCAGGCCCCTGATTGGCGGCGAAGGCGGTCTGCACCAGTTCGATCTGCTTGACCGAAGCCTGGGTGGAACGCACGACGGTGATGTTCGGGTTTGCTTCCATGAACTTGGCGATCAGCTCGGTCTCGAGCTGGGTGCGGGCCGGATCCTCATGGGTCCAGTACTGCACGGTTACGGGCTTTTCCTGCACAGGTGCCGGAACTTCTGTTTTTGATGCTTCGGCAACAGACGGAGCCCCTGCAGTGGCAGTTGTTTCTTTCTTCCCACAGGAAGAGAACACAACCAG includes:
- a CDS encoding sugar ABC transporter permease; the encoded protein is MGLKPYRGIEKKQARWGFLFVLPSMLFFSLFSFYPIINAIYTSFFDKRALSKAPPKFLGLGNYIRLFDPERAASSLSFYNSLRATLVFTVGTFIPLLILSLLIAVFISNLSSNKTKKFLQISYYCPAILSSVVAATIWMIIFDPRGLGNQWINALLGTPGVDQGWLVDPVMEQVSTMVIYFWKYIGYFVILFITGLASIPPTLYEAATIDGATKGQVFWRITLPLLKPTVVLVSVMAMLQCLKTFSTQYMLYSNGAPRAPINVITFNIYVTGIQQQYLGRASAMSVVLFIMMLLLTLLQFKTTKSENVDY
- a CDS encoding extracellular solute-binding protein, coding for MKKFALLGTLVVLSLLVVFSSCGKKETTATAGAPSVAEASKTEVPAPVQEKPVTVQYWTHEDPARTQLETELIAKFMEANPNITVVRSTQASVKQIELVQTAFAANQGPDMFNLPIENQYAYITNQRVAPVDYEAAGYANKQALLDTYMANVLDTVTVDGEVYGLPLELTNWSIYLNKKVFRSAGLDPEKDYPKTWEEMADISEKLVIRDGDILIRRGFDFRYPYYLTFFVPMVEQLGGELISADGKKAIVNDDAWLKALTFMQQWGPSGRNLGSPTYKNARNLFNQDNNDIAMAHTGLYQQGRIAKDNPTFFNSGEWMVIPYPTFEDAVRDVAACYYGHFFMVNADSDPAVQKAAWKLAGYLLQHGEEYLTRGGNIIQPTKALFESDTLKNMPYSQVFINDMARSHMIYYGENSAEIQTQIRYAVESVMLSGVSPEKALANLRAAVQEVVDEQ
- a CDS encoding carbohydrate ABC transporter permease, with amino-acid sequence MQIERKITLPKIGMWIVLLAMLFFTLMPIVFMITASFMTSRQILRMPFSWIPEGFAWENFAKAIQGNDQTYIFVRNISNSLIVSTTVAVTTVLIASLTGYGLAKFRFRGRTTIFMMIMATMMIPFEAIMIPLYMVIMMLHIQNSYIGLILPFLVSAFGVFQMKQYLTTFPTEFLDAARVDGMGEFGIYARIVLPNCKPVIATLAILSFRSQWDNLLWPLLVSQSERMKTIPQYISNFALERSTDEGAMMAAALLASIPMFLLFMSLTKYFIGGSAVYESRKG